From one Enterobacter kobei genomic stretch:
- a CDS encoding STY4528 family pathogenicity island replication protein: protein MSLPAESLIAYTLDKMNARLAASPRRDDGRIRNGLLFTGNVHDSIPRRLLLDTRLSPLDKMGWMMIRLYAQNNEGAVFPSYDELQLQLASPGKGKASRETVSRVLLMLRITGWLSLCKRVRDDKGRVRGNIYAQHDEPLTFSDAEMLDPRFLDTVADACLSKNRTISQTAREVLDDIKNDPTMRHYRSHLALIESRLDRPQTPSQMAKHHHRIPCPAPGSETELSHKRPGIAAKKQGSDTELSPERHNNSLSSESVLPVKTVSYGRVRKPNHYVRSITHSVNKNTYVPGKPVLPDSLHELVPAEDIAMLTAQLQALPEEQAQLVLLSLQKVMARQQLSNPVGWLLAVMKKAREGRLYAPRQGGDISDSVGQKTVQRPEQQQWKPEPRASARPVSEENIRDLVKKIREKIINS, encoded by the coding sequence ATGAGTCTGCCTGCAGAAAGCCTGATTGCTTATACGCTGGATAAAATGAATGCCCGCCTTGCGGCCAGTCCCCGGCGGGATGATGGCAGGATACGTAACGGCCTGCTGTTTACTGGAAATGTGCATGATTCCATTCCCCGCCGGCTGTTGCTCGACACGCGGTTGTCACCACTGGACAAGATGGGCTGGATGATGATCCGGCTGTATGCACAAAATAATGAGGGGGCGGTTTTCCCCAGCTATGACGAACTGCAGCTGCAGCTTGCCTCACCCGGAAAGGGGAAAGCCTCAAGGGAAACGGTAAGCCGCGTCCTGCTTATGCTGCGAATAACCGGCTGGCTCAGCCTCTGTAAACGCGTGCGGGATGATAAAGGGCGGGTGCGGGGGAATATCTATGCTCAGCACGATGAGCCCCTGACGTTCAGCGATGCGGAAATGCTCGACCCCCGCTTCCTTGATACGGTGGCGGATGCCTGCCTGAGTAAAAACCGGACTATCAGCCAGACCGCCCGCGAAGTGCTCGACGATATAAAAAACGACCCCACCATGCGCCATTATCGCAGCCATCTTGCGCTGATCGAATCGCGTCTGGACCGCCCACAGACGCCCAGCCAGATGGCGAAACATCATCACCGAATACCCTGTCCCGCACCGGGTTCGGAAACCGAACTCAGTCATAAACGGCCAGGAATCGCCGCTAAAAAACAGGGTTCGGATACCGAACTCAGTCCAGAAAGGCATAACAACTCACTAAGTTCGGAATCCGTACTGCCAGTAAAAACAGTCAGTTATGGCCGGGTTCGGAAACCGAACCATTACGTACGTAGTATCACACACAGTGTGAATAAAAATACGTACGTACCGGGTAAACCTGTGCTTCCCGACAGTCTGCATGAACTTGTTCCGGCAGAAGATATTGCCATGCTGACCGCACAGCTGCAGGCGTTGCCTGAGGAGCAGGCACAACTTGTGCTGCTCAGCCTGCAAAAGGTGATGGCACGCCAGCAGCTCAGCAACCCGGTAGGCTGGTTGCTGGCCGTGATGAAGAAAGCGCGTGAGGGCAGGTTATACGCGCCCCGTCAGGGTGGCGATATATCTGACAGTGTCGGGCAAAAAACAGTTCAGCGTCCCGAACAGCAACAATGGAAACCCGAACCACGCGCCTCTGCCCGCCCGGTATCGGAGGAAAATATCAGGGATCTGGTGAAGAAAATTCGGGAAAAAATCATAAATTCATGA
- a CDS encoding PFL_4669 family integrating conjugative element protein, producing the protein MSDGKTKGGTTASRAGALQSSVNILLHTHYAIRLWEGRKRDAPDDTRVKKKRPEIISMPQAIARAGNASRDSAADNPYADMALVRLEEALQRATLKINENFSSLDAILSAVPKGVTLSEVESADPLNVSVFSRSPLGYRCVWLLVGYDQLAMKAFQAFHYGLISRSQRDTILDNGGHAVRQVYGVIQPYRTLAVTRRDIAEKTTQGLVAIERNGEPDPDVLSGKKRSSFSPPLKNNIAEEE; encoded by the coding sequence ATGTCTGATGGTAAAACAAAGGGCGGAACGACCGCTTCACGAGCGGGGGCCCTACAGTCCTCTGTTAATATCCTGCTCCATACACATTATGCAATCCGGCTTTGGGAGGGCAGGAAACGTGATGCTCCGGACGATACAAGGGTGAAAAAAAAGAGGCCTGAAATAATCAGCATGCCGCAAGCCATTGCGCGAGCTGGTAATGCTTCCCGAGACTCAGCGGCAGATAATCCCTATGCCGATATGGCTCTGGTACGGCTCGAAGAAGCCCTGCAACGAGCAACACTTAAAATTAATGAAAACTTCAGTTCACTGGATGCCATATTGTCAGCCGTACCCAAAGGGGTAACGCTCTCGGAAGTTGAATCAGCCGATCCGTTAAATGTCAGCGTTTTCAGCCGTTCACCGTTAGGATACCGGTGCGTATGGCTTCTGGTTGGATATGATCAGTTAGCAATGAAAGCTTTCCAGGCTTTTCATTACGGGCTGATTTCGCGTTCGCAACGTGACACTATCCTGGACAATGGTGGCCATGCTGTTCGTCAGGTCTATGGCGTGATTCAGCCTTACCGAACACTTGCAGTGACTCGCCGTGATATTGCAGAAAAAACCACGCAAGGGCTTGTTGCCATTGAGCGAAATGGCGAACCTGATCCGGATGTGTTAAGCGGTAAAAAACGCTCTTCGTTCTCACCTCCGCTTAAAAACAACATAGCAGAGGAGGAATAA
- a CDS encoding DNA topoisomerase III, translating to MQLFLCEKPSQAKDIARVLGISKREQGFISGGNIVVTWAVGHLLETASPEAYGEQYGRPWRADVLPVLPEAWKMVVKEQTKSQFTVISKLLKKASEVVIATDADREGEVIARELLEYCRYSGAVRRLWLSALDEASVKEALGNILPGEKTALLYDAGKGRSQADWLIGMNLTRLYTLKARDSGVSEVLSVGRVQTPTLAMVVNRDNEITSFVPKPWWQVHALIEKEGVRFRAGWVPVEQYCDEEKRCINPQAARAVGQLCQQQGRAAVLEVTQKREKTAAPLCFDLGTLQQVCSRKFGMGANDVLAIAQSLYETHKATTYPRTDCGFLPTSMQQEISDVLAAVAKSDPAVAPVLNQLDRQFVSRVWNDKKITAHHAIIPTRQAFDLSRLSADELKVYQLIRQHYFAQFLPLQESDVTEASFNIGGQLFRTRGKVGVVTGWKSLFLAEKDDDEEDVDGDSMALPALAKGDICAVTGSEVKDMKTSPPKPFTEGTLIAAMKNAASFVSDPKLKKVLRDNAGLGTEATRAAVLETLFKRHYLEKKGKHIHSTQMARELIAALPETLTSPGMTALWEQALDDISQGKMSLAVFMQKQLQWTRHLVEKGRQDSVKITAPVTPPCPLCKGPPRKRKGKNGDFGGCIRYPDCEGIISTGKKKAAKRKKTSVKAKTE from the coding sequence ATGCAACTCTTTCTGTGTGAAAAACCCTCCCAGGCAAAGGATATTGCCCGCGTGCTGGGCATCAGCAAGCGTGAGCAGGGATTTATCAGCGGCGGTAACATCGTTGTGACCTGGGCGGTCGGCCATTTACTCGAAACTGCCAGCCCTGAAGCCTATGGCGAGCAGTATGGCAGGCCGTGGCGTGCCGATGTTCTGCCTGTGCTGCCTGAGGCCTGGAAAATGGTCGTCAAGGAGCAGACAAAATCGCAGTTCACTGTTATCAGTAAGCTGCTCAAAAAGGCCTCTGAGGTGGTCATCGCCACCGATGCCGACCGCGAGGGCGAGGTGATCGCGCGTGAGCTGCTGGAATACTGCCGCTACAGTGGCGCGGTACGCCGGCTCTGGTTGTCAGCCCTGGATGAGGCCAGTGTGAAGGAAGCACTGGGCAATATTCTTCCCGGAGAAAAAACAGCCCTGCTGTACGATGCCGGCAAGGGCCGGAGCCAGGCTGACTGGCTCATCGGTATGAACCTGACCCGCCTTTATACTCTCAAGGCCCGTGACTCAGGGGTGTCAGAAGTGCTGTCCGTCGGGCGGGTACAGACGCCGACGCTTGCCATGGTGGTTAACCGGGATAATGAAATTACGTCCTTCGTGCCAAAGCCCTGGTGGCAGGTACATGCGCTTATTGAAAAAGAGGGCGTCCGGTTCCGGGCTGGCTGGGTGCCCGTTGAGCAGTACTGTGATGAGGAAAAGCGTTGCATCAATCCTCAGGCTGCCCGGGCGGTGGGACAGCTGTGTCAGCAGCAGGGCAGGGCTGCGGTACTGGAGGTGACACAGAAGCGGGAGAAAACGGCGGCACCCCTCTGTTTTGACCTGGGCACCCTTCAGCAGGTCTGTTCCCGAAAATTCGGCATGGGCGCAAATGATGTGCTCGCCATTGCTCAGTCACTTTACGAAACCCACAAAGCGACCACCTACCCCCGTACAGACTGCGGTTTTCTGCCAACTTCCATGCAGCAGGAAATATCCGACGTGCTGGCGGCAGTGGCGAAATCCGATCCGGCTGTGGCCCCGGTACTGAATCAGCTGGACAGGCAGTTTGTCTCGCGTGTCTGGAATGACAAAAAAATCACCGCGCACCATGCCATCATTCCCACCCGACAGGCATTTGATTTGTCACGCCTCAGCGCCGATGAGCTGAAGGTCTACCAGCTGATTCGCCAGCATTATTTCGCCCAGTTCCTTCCGCTGCAGGAATCTGACGTGACGGAGGCCTCTTTCAATATCGGTGGACAGCTGTTCCGTACACGCGGGAAAGTCGGTGTGGTGACGGGCTGGAAGTCATTGTTCCTGGCTGAAAAAGATGACGATGAAGAGGACGTCGACGGTGACAGTATGGCGCTGCCGGCGCTGGCAAAAGGGGATATTTGCGCTGTCACCGGTTCTGAGGTTAAGGATATGAAAACCAGTCCGCCCAAACCGTTCACGGAGGGGACGCTGATTGCTGCCATGAAGAACGCGGCCAGTTTCGTCAGTGACCCGAAGCTGAAGAAAGTGCTGCGTGATAACGCCGGTCTGGGCACAGAGGCGACGCGTGCGGCCGTGCTTGAAACCCTCTTCAAACGACACTATCTGGAGAAAAAAGGGAAGCACATCCACTCAACGCAGATGGCCCGGGAGCTGATTGCGGCCCTGCCGGAAACGCTGACGAGCCCGGGCATGACCGCATTATGGGAGCAGGCACTGGATGATATTTCGCAGGGGAAAATGTCGCTTGCGGTCTTTATGCAAAAGCAGCTGCAGTGGACCCGTCACCTTGTCGAAAAAGGCCGCCAGGACAGTGTGAAAATTACTGCTCCCGTCACGCCTCCCTGCCCGTTATGCAAAGGACCCCCGCGTAAACGTAAAGGTAAAAATGGTGATTTTGGGGGGTGCATACGCTATCCGGACTGTGAGGGAATTATCAGTACAGGTAAGAAGAAAGCAGCGAAGCGTAAAAAAACATCGGTTAAGGCTAAAACAGAATAA
- a CDS encoding STY4534 family ICE replication protein, which produces MSANNTSASAKSEYFNLTIKGIGYLSNIRQVNHQNGSFLSCVINALSGPTDNPAYVRFDISVAGKEATSLIARCQKAVDEDKKVLLGFNLSNPSTDIFTLNKGEHAGEQRVSLKARLIKVDWIKIGQDMVYKTEKSDSVPPQNGSAAQQNYAENSF; this is translated from the coding sequence ATGTCTGCAAACAATACTTCTGCATCTGCAAAATCTGAGTACTTCAACCTGACTATTAAAGGCATCGGGTATCTCAGCAACATCCGCCAGGTTAACCATCAGAATGGCTCGTTCCTCAGCTGCGTAATCAATGCACTGAGCGGTCCGACTGACAATCCGGCCTACGTCCGTTTTGACATTTCTGTCGCAGGTAAAGAGGCTACCAGCCTTATCGCCCGCTGCCAGAAAGCCGTCGATGAAGACAAAAAAGTCCTGCTGGGCTTTAACCTGAGTAATCCGTCCACGGACATATTTACGCTGAACAAGGGCGAGCATGCCGGCGAACAGCGTGTCAGTCTGAAAGCCCGCCTGATAAAGGTGGACTGGATCAAAATAGGCCAGGACATGGTCTACAAGACTGAAAAATCTGACTCCGTGCCGCCGCAGAATGGCTCTGCCGCACAACAAAACTACGCAGAAAACTCATTCTGA
- a CDS encoding single-stranded DNA-binding protein, with protein sequence MSSRGVNKVILVGNLGQDPEVRYIPNGSAVATLSLATSESWRDKQSGEQKEVTEWHRVVIFGKLAEIAGEYLRKGSQVYIEGQLRTRKWTDQSGQEKYITEVVVNIGGTMQMLGGRQSGSGQNTSSRNDWGQPQQPSGPTHSGQASGSSAGAPPMDFDDDIPFIGFGYGVPKSAIHAL encoded by the coding sequence ATGTCCTCACGCGGCGTTAACAAGGTGATTCTTGTCGGTAATCTCGGCCAGGATCCTGAAGTGCGTTATATTCCCAATGGCAGTGCAGTTGCCACCCTTTCTCTGGCCACGTCTGAGAGCTGGCGTGATAAGCAGTCCGGTGAACAGAAAGAAGTGACCGAATGGCACCGGGTGGTTATTTTCGGCAAGCTGGCAGAAATTGCGGGTGAATATCTGCGCAAAGGCTCCCAGGTTTACATCGAGGGCCAGCTGCGCACACGCAAATGGACCGATCAGTCTGGCCAGGAGAAATACATCACAGAGGTGGTGGTAAACATTGGTGGCACCATGCAGATGCTTGGCGGTCGCCAGTCCGGCAGCGGTCAGAATACGTCTTCCCGGAATGACTGGGGCCAGCCTCAGCAACCTTCCGGACCGACTCACAGTGGCCAGGCTTCCGGCAGCAGTGCCGGTGCGCCACCGATGGACTTCGATGACGATATACCGTTCATTGGATTCGGGTATGGAGTACCAAAATCGGCAATCCATGCACTCTGA
- a CDS encoding DUF4160 domain-containing protein: MPVILRINGFRFFFYSNEGNPLEPAHIHVMKAGSEAKFWLTPSVALASNDGFNSRVLKELTGIVEDNQALFLEAWNDYFS; this comes from the coding sequence ATGCCTGTTATACTGAGGATCAACGGTTTCCGGTTCTTTTTTTATTCTAATGAAGGTAACCCGCTCGAACCTGCACACATTCACGTAATGAAAGCAGGTAGTGAAGCCAAATTCTGGTTAACGCCATCAGTGGCTCTGGCCAGTAACGATGGGTTTAATTCACGGGTATTAAAAGAACTGACGGGGATCGTTGAAGATAACCAAGCATTGTTTCTGGAGGCCTGGAATGACTATTTCAGCTAA
- a CDS encoding DUF2442 domain-containing protein, producing the protein MTISAKRVSFDEATMWVELNDARTIGVPLAWFPRLLHASTEQLNSYELSPRGIHWDALDEDISIAGLLEGRGDVTHRPHKVA; encoded by the coding sequence ATGACTATTTCAGCTAAACGGGTCAGCTTCGATGAGGCCACGATGTGGGTTGAACTCAACGACGCCCGTACCATCGGTGTGCCGCTGGCATGGTTTCCACGCCTGTTGCATGCTTCAACTGAACAGCTTAACAGCTATGAACTGAGTCCCCGTGGTATCCACTGGGACGCGCTGGACGAAGACATTTCTATTGCGGGGTTGCTTGAAGGCCGCGGCGATGTGACCCATCGTCCCCATAAAGTAGCCTGA
- the pilL2 gene encoding PFGI-1 class ICE element type IV pilus protein PilL2, with translation MKRNTSHNIFSPGRLATVLPLLLLAGCVSQPQKLQQREPADPTPGTTVTRNVQPVSPDEYARTPEVVRYDRYLLVSTDPQAAQRDPLSQIIDIRIPSSLHPTVADALRYALRQSGYSLCATGSANGVLYRQALPAVQYQLGPMRLRTALQVLAGPAWQLEVDDVQRVVCHSLRDGYQLPVSQLPPPVSTWSTPAPSAVSQPAISAPQSVPVKPVSGGFLRK, from the coding sequence ATGAAACGTAACACCTCTCACAACATATTTTCACCAGGCAGGCTTGCCACTGTTCTTCCCCTGCTGCTCCTTGCGGGCTGTGTTTCCCAGCCGCAAAAGTTGCAGCAACGTGAGCCTGCGGACCCGACACCCGGCACCACCGTCACCCGCAACGTTCAGCCGGTCTCTCCGGACGAGTATGCGCGGACGCCGGAAGTGGTGCGCTACGATCGTTATCTGCTGGTCAGTACCGATCCGCAGGCGGCCCAGCGTGACCCTCTCTCGCAAATTATTGATATTCGCATCCCGTCATCCCTGCATCCTACTGTGGCGGATGCGCTGCGTTACGCCCTGCGCCAGTCCGGTTATTCCCTGTGCGCGACCGGCTCCGCCAACGGCGTGCTTTACCGCCAGGCATTGCCGGCCGTCCAGTACCAGCTGGGCCCGATGCGCCTGCGTACTGCCCTGCAGGTCCTGGCCGGTCCGGCCTGGCAGCTTGAGGTGGATGATGTACAGCGTGTGGTCTGCCACAGCCTGCGCGACGGCTACCAGCTGCCGGTCTCCCAGCTTCCGCCGCCGGTCAGCACCTGGTCCACGCCTGCGCCGTCCGCCGTGTCACAACCGGCCATCAGCGCCCCTCAGTCAGTACCCGTTAAACCTGTCAGCGGAGGGTTTCTGAGAAAATGA
- a CDS encoding TIGR03759 family integrating conjugative element protein: MKLKHTFLAAMLLSPLTLAATTSGQMDVSRQESTQRADSAQQNLQQQAGQWGLSADDYQRYQQLMKGPRGTQSPGLDPLSTLGIEAQTPAERRKFAEKWVKEEFARTQKELDFQREVNAAWQRLYPGTLPVNMGNASGVAHDSGGRLALFVRSKDCATCDAKLSAVLADNRPVDIYLVDSQGSDDALRSWARDHHIPVEKVRKRQITLNHDGGRWMRFGNGLMPVLLQQAGDGKWAIAAF, encoded by the coding sequence ATGAAACTGAAACATACCTTTTTAGCCGCCATGCTGCTGAGTCCCCTGACCCTGGCCGCGACCACATCAGGACAGATGGATGTCAGCCGACAGGAATCAACACAACGGGCGGACTCCGCACAGCAAAACCTGCAGCAGCAGGCCGGTCAGTGGGGACTCAGTGCCGACGATTATCAGCGTTATCAGCAGCTGATGAAGGGACCCCGGGGTACCCAGTCGCCGGGTCTCGATCCGCTTTCCACCCTCGGTATCGAGGCGCAGACGCCGGCAGAGCGCCGTAAGTTTGCTGAAAAGTGGGTGAAGGAAGAGTTTGCCCGCACCCAGAAAGAGCTTGATTTCCAGCGTGAGGTGAACGCGGCCTGGCAGCGCCTGTATCCGGGCACACTGCCGGTCAATATGGGGAACGCCTCCGGCGTGGCGCACGACAGTGGCGGCCGGCTGGCGCTGTTCGTCAGGTCAAAAGACTGCGCAACCTGCGACGCGAAACTGTCTGCCGTGCTGGCTGACAACCGGCCGGTGGACATCTATCTGGTCGACAGCCAGGGCAGTGATGATGCGCTTCGCAGCTGGGCGCGGGACCATCACATTCCCGTGGAAAAGGTCCGCAAGCGCCAGATCACGCTTAACCACGACGGCGGCCGGTGGATGCGCTTTGGTAACGGCCTGATGCCGGTTTTACTGCAGCAGGCGGGAGACGGTAAATGGGCAATCGCAGCATTCTGA
- a CDS encoding transglycosylase SLT domain-containing protein, producing MGNRSILTGALALGLLMAAVPDGHADQTVPEGYVRVAMAHGVPPEALYSVSLSESSRKLPRGIRPWPWTINVAGKGYRYETRLQAWQALQVFMKSHPLKRIDVGIAQVNLGWNGHHFASTWDAFDPYTNLNAAATILRECWARKPGSWLDAAGCYHHPAGGQPAARYRAIVRGHLAKISPAPRISAPAAEAPRSVAALTPDPGFVWTEPGR from the coding sequence ATGGGCAATCGCAGCATTCTGACCGGCGCACTGGCGCTGGGCTTACTGATGGCGGCCGTCCCTGACGGCCATGCTGACCAGACGGTGCCGGAGGGTTACGTCCGCGTGGCCATGGCGCACGGCGTGCCCCCCGAAGCGCTTTACTCGGTATCACTGAGCGAGTCTTCGCGCAAACTTCCCCGCGGAATACGGCCATGGCCCTGGACCATCAATGTGGCAGGCAAAGGGTATCGCTATGAGACGCGCCTGCAGGCCTGGCAGGCGCTGCAGGTCTTTATGAAGAGTCACCCGCTTAAGCGCATCGATGTCGGTATTGCCCAGGTCAATCTGGGCTGGAACGGTCATCATTTTGCCTCGACGTGGGATGCGTTTGACCCTTACACCAACCTGAACGCCGCCGCCACCATTCTGCGTGAGTGCTGGGCGCGTAAGCCAGGCAGCTGGCTGGATGCGGCCGGCTGCTACCACCATCCCGCAGGTGGTCAGCCTGCTGCACGTTACCGCGCCATTGTGAGAGGGCATCTGGCAAAAATCAGCCCTGCACCCCGCATTTCTGCGCCGGCAGCTGAAGCGCCCCGCTCGGTTGCTGCGCTCACCCCCGATCCAGGCTTCGTCTGGACTGAACCCGGGAGATAA
- a CDS encoding integrating conjugative element protein, which produces MKTLSLLLFTLLPLTGHAELNVIADLGGEDAAPYFEAVNKQPGMPGVSDVQPSRQPDHGVPLADGMAGMLPVNTPELSPGNTADRPLQLPGIGALFLIGDDALSREWLKANAGALAEQHAAGMIVNVTDMDTVRELRELAPGVSLAPASGSELARRLQIEHYPVLITDTGLTQQVKP; this is translated from the coding sequence ATGAAAACGCTGTCCTTACTGCTGTTTACCCTCCTTCCCCTGACCGGCCATGCTGAACTGAATGTGATTGCTGATCTGGGCGGTGAAGATGCTGCGCCGTATTTTGAGGCCGTTAATAAACAGCCCGGCATGCCCGGCGTCAGTGACGTACAGCCTTCACGCCAGCCGGACCACGGTGTTCCGCTGGCTGACGGGATGGCGGGTATGTTACCCGTTAACACACCTGAACTGAGCCCGGGGAATACAGCAGACCGGCCGCTGCAGTTGCCCGGCATCGGGGCGTTGTTTCTGATCGGGGATGATGCTCTGTCCCGTGAATGGCTGAAAGCCAATGCCGGCGCGCTGGCTGAACAGCATGCGGCCGGGATGATAGTCAACGTCACAGACATGGATACCGTGCGCGAGCTGCGCGAACTGGCACCCGGTGTCAGCCTGGCCCCGGCTTCCGGCAGCGAGCTGGCCCGTCGCCTGCAGATTGAGCATTATCCGGTACTCATCACCGATACCGGCCTGACGCAGCAGGTTAAGCCGTAA
- a CDS encoding restriction endonuclease, translating to MSTPDINGLLMAHPYGAVILIVLFLVVMAFLNLRWREKASTRRHRRYRATAGRVLNKLTLLPGDGQRLTYLRKISPYVFEELLLSAFERQGLTVVRNASYSGDGGLDGQVIIDGEHWLIQAKRYSRAVSPAHVEDFDRLLLHSGRRGLFIHTGRTGKMSRTLHMASPRLRIISGQRLLAILAGQDVRQYL from the coding sequence ATGAGCACGCCAGATATCAACGGTCTGCTGATGGCACACCCTTATGGGGCGGTCATACTGATAGTCCTTTTCCTGGTGGTGATGGCCTTTCTGAACCTGCGCTGGCGTGAGAAAGCCAGCACCCGCCGTCACCGGCGATACCGGGCAACGGCGGGGCGGGTACTGAATAAACTGACCCTCCTGCCGGGAGACGGGCAGCGTCTGACCTATCTGCGCAAAATCAGCCCCTATGTCTTTGAAGAGCTGTTGCTGTCTGCCTTTGAACGTCAGGGGCTAACCGTGGTGCGCAATGCCTCCTACAGCGGTGACGGCGGCCTTGATGGCCAGGTCATCATCGACGGCGAGCACTGGCTTATCCAGGCCAAACGGTACAGTCGTGCTGTTTCCCCCGCACATGTTGAGGACTTCGACCGACTTCTCCTGCACTCCGGCCGCCGGGGGCTCTTTATCCACACGGGCCGTACCGGAAAAATGAGCCGCACCCTTCATATGGCGTCACCGCGCCTGCGCATCATCAGCGGGCAACGCCTGCTGGCCATTCTCGCCGGGCAGGACGTCCGGCAGTATCTCTGA